One genomic region from Motacilla alba alba isolate MOTALB_02 chromosome 5, Motacilla_alba_V1.0_pri, whole genome shotgun sequence encodes:
- the BMP4 gene encoding bone morphogenetic protein 4 isoform X1, translating to MDCADMPCLLDTMIPGNRMLMVILLCQVLLGGTNHASLIPETGRKKVAELQGQAGSGRRSAQSHELLRGFETTLLQMFGLRRRPQPSKSAVIPSYMLDLYRLQSGEEEESLQEISLQYPERSTSRANTVRSFHHEEHLETVPGPSEAPRIRFVFNLSSVPENEVISSAELRLYREQVEEPSSAWERGFHRINIYEVMKPLSERAQAITRLLDTRLVHHNVTRWETFDVSPAVIRWTKDKQPNHGLVIEVTHLHHAQTHQGKHVRISRSLPQGRGDWAQLRPLLVTFGHDGRGHALTRRARRSPKHQRSRKNKKNCRRHALYVDFSDVGWNDWIVAPPGYQAFYCHGDCPFPLADHLNSTNHAIVQTLVNSVNSSIPKACCVPTELSAISMLYLDEYDKVVLKNYQEMVVEGCGCR from the exons ATGGACTGTGCTGATATGCCTTGCTTGCT AGACACCATGATTCCTGGTAACCGAATGCTGATGGTCATCCTACTATGCCAAGTCCTTCTAGGAGGTACTAACCATGCTAGCCTAATCCCTGAGACCGGCAGGAAGAAAGTGGCAGAGCTTCAGGGACAAGCCGGATCCGGACGCCGCTCTGCCCAAAGCCATGAACTCTTGCGGGGTTTCGAAACAACTCTGCTGCAGATGTTTGGGCTCCGAAGGCGGCCTCAGCCCAGCAAGTCAGCCGTCATTCCTAGTTACATGCTGGATCTCTATCGACTCCAGTCcggagaagaggaggaaagccTCCAGGAAATTAGCCTGCAGTACCCTGAGCGATCGACCAGCCGGGCAAACACCGTGAGGAGTTTCCACCATGAAG agCACCTGGAGACCGTCCCGGGTCCCAGCGAGGCGCCCCGGATCCGCTTCGTCTTCAACCTCAGCAGCGTGCCGGAAAACGAGGTGATCTCCTCGGCGGAGCTGCGGCTGTACCGGGAGCAGGTGGAGGAGCCGAGCTCGGCGTGGGAGAGGGGCTTCCACCGGATAAACATTTACGAAGTGATGAAGCCGCTGTCGGAGCGCGCCCAGGCCATTACGCGCCTGCTGGACACGCGGCTGGTGCACCACAACGTGACGCGCTGGGAGACCTTTGATGTGAGCCCGGCCGTGATCCGGTGGACCAAGGACAAGCAGCCGAACCACGGGCTGGTGATCGAGGTCACCCACCTCCACCACGCACAGACTCATCAGGGCAAACACGTCAGGATTAGCCGATCTTTACCTCAAGGGCGTGGGGACTGGGCGCAGCTCAGGCCGCTCCTGGTCACTTTTGGGCACGACGGGCGAGGCCACGCTCTGACCCGCAGAGCCCGCCGCAGCCCCAAGCACCAGCGTTCCcgcaagaacaaaaaaaactgCCGCCGCCATGCCCTCTATGTGGATTTCAGCGACGTGGGCTGGAACGACTGGATCGTGGCACCCCCGGGCTACCAGGCGTTTTACTGCCACGGGGACTGCCCCTTCCCTCTGGCCGACCACCTCAACTCCACGAACCACGCCATCGTGCAGACGCTGGTGAACTCCGTGAACTCCAGCATTCCCAAGGCCTGCtgcgtgcccacggagctcagcGCCATCTCCATGCTCTACCTGGATGAGTATGACAAGGTGGTCCTGAAAAACTACCAGGAGATGGTGGTGGAGGGGTGCGGGTGCCGCTGA
- the BMP4 gene encoding bone morphogenetic protein 4 isoform X2, producing MIPGNRMLMVILLCQVLLGGTNHASLIPETGRKKVAELQGQAGSGRRSAQSHELLRGFETTLLQMFGLRRRPQPSKSAVIPSYMLDLYRLQSGEEEESLQEISLQYPERSTSRANTVRSFHHEEHLETVPGPSEAPRIRFVFNLSSVPENEVISSAELRLYREQVEEPSSAWERGFHRINIYEVMKPLSERAQAITRLLDTRLVHHNVTRWETFDVSPAVIRWTKDKQPNHGLVIEVTHLHHAQTHQGKHVRISRSLPQGRGDWAQLRPLLVTFGHDGRGHALTRRARRSPKHQRSRKNKKNCRRHALYVDFSDVGWNDWIVAPPGYQAFYCHGDCPFPLADHLNSTNHAIVQTLVNSVNSSIPKACCVPTELSAISMLYLDEYDKVVLKNYQEMVVEGCGCR from the exons ATGATTCCTGGTAACCGAATGCTGATGGTCATCCTACTATGCCAAGTCCTTCTAGGAGGTACTAACCATGCTAGCCTAATCCCTGAGACCGGCAGGAAGAAAGTGGCAGAGCTTCAGGGACAAGCCGGATCCGGACGCCGCTCTGCCCAAAGCCATGAACTCTTGCGGGGTTTCGAAACAACTCTGCTGCAGATGTTTGGGCTCCGAAGGCGGCCTCAGCCCAGCAAGTCAGCCGTCATTCCTAGTTACATGCTGGATCTCTATCGACTCCAGTCcggagaagaggaggaaagccTCCAGGAAATTAGCCTGCAGTACCCTGAGCGATCGACCAGCCGGGCAAACACCGTGAGGAGTTTCCACCATGAAG agCACCTGGAGACCGTCCCGGGTCCCAGCGAGGCGCCCCGGATCCGCTTCGTCTTCAACCTCAGCAGCGTGCCGGAAAACGAGGTGATCTCCTCGGCGGAGCTGCGGCTGTACCGGGAGCAGGTGGAGGAGCCGAGCTCGGCGTGGGAGAGGGGCTTCCACCGGATAAACATTTACGAAGTGATGAAGCCGCTGTCGGAGCGCGCCCAGGCCATTACGCGCCTGCTGGACACGCGGCTGGTGCACCACAACGTGACGCGCTGGGAGACCTTTGATGTGAGCCCGGCCGTGATCCGGTGGACCAAGGACAAGCAGCCGAACCACGGGCTGGTGATCGAGGTCACCCACCTCCACCACGCACAGACTCATCAGGGCAAACACGTCAGGATTAGCCGATCTTTACCTCAAGGGCGTGGGGACTGGGCGCAGCTCAGGCCGCTCCTGGTCACTTTTGGGCACGACGGGCGAGGCCACGCTCTGACCCGCAGAGCCCGCCGCAGCCCCAAGCACCAGCGTTCCcgcaagaacaaaaaaaactgCCGCCGCCATGCCCTCTATGTGGATTTCAGCGACGTGGGCTGGAACGACTGGATCGTGGCACCCCCGGGCTACCAGGCGTTTTACTGCCACGGGGACTGCCCCTTCCCTCTGGCCGACCACCTCAACTCCACGAACCACGCCATCGTGCAGACGCTGGTGAACTCCGTGAACTCCAGCATTCCCAAGGCCTGCtgcgtgcccacggagctcagcGCCATCTCCATGCTCTACCTGGATGAGTATGACAAGGTGGTCCTGAAAAACTACCAGGAGATGGTGGTGGAGGGGTGCGGGTGCCGCTGA